DNA from Gephyromycinifex aptenodytis:
GCTCGGCGGCCCCCCCGCCTGGCCCGACCAAACCCGGGGCCCACGGTACCGTGAACCCGGCGCCGACATGCATCCGTCGGTGTCGGGACCCCAGTAAGTGAAGGACCTTCGTGAGCGACCTGCACCCGTATGACGCCCTCCTTCTGCTCTCTTTCGGCGGCCCGGAGCGCCCCGAAGAGGTCATGCCGTTCCTGCAGCACGTCACCGGCGGCAAGGGGGTTCCCCAGGAGCGACTGGTAGAGGTCGCCCACCACTACGACATTCGCGGCGGGCGCAGCCCCATCAACGACGAGAACCGGGCGCTGCTCGCCGGATTGCGGGCAGAGTTCGCACGCCGGGGAGTGAAGATCCCGCTGTTCTGGGGTAACCGGCACAGCGCGCCGTTCACGACGCAAGCTCTGCGAGAAGCCCACCAGAGCGGTGCGCGCCGCATCCTGACCCTGGTGACCAGCGCCTACCCCTCCTATTCGGGATGTCGGCAATACCGCGAAGACCTCGCCGACTCCCTGGCTGAGCTGGCTGCCGAAGGTATCGAGCTCCAGGTCGACAAGCTGCGCCCCTATGCCGACCACCCGGCCTTCGTCGCGCCCACCGCGCGTCTGGTCCGAAGCGCCGTCACCGACCTGACTCAGCGTGTGGGCTCGGTGCACCTGGCCTTCGTGACCCACTCGATCCCGGTGAGTATGGCCCAGCACAGCGGGCCCAACGGGGACGACTACCTGCGCCTGCACCGCGAACTCGCAGTCTCGATCGTCGAGGAACTCGCCCGAACGGGCACCGAGGTGGCGTGGAGTCTGGTGTTCTGCTCCCGTTCGGGACCGCCGCACCAACCCTGGCTCGAACCCGACATCGTCGATCACCTGGCAGATCTCGCCGAGGAGGGGATCGAAGGGGTGGTGTGCGCACCGATCGGCTTCGTCGCCGATCACATGGAGGTGGTGCATGACTTGGACACCGAAGCCGCGCAGACCGCCCGCGAGCTGGGTCTGGTCTTCACCCGCGTGCCGACGGTGCGCGACGACTCACAGTTCGTCGCGGGGCTGGTCGATTTGTGTTTCGAACGGGCCGCGCAGGCACGAGGCGAGCAGGTGGAGCCCATCACCGTCTCACCGACCGGCGCCGCCCTCCCGGCGCCGTGTGCACCGGGCTGCTGTCCCAATCCCCGCGTGAGCCGCCCGGCGGTCTGCGGCAGCGACGACGGTGCGAGCCTGAACCCGCCAACCCAACGCAAGGACGAAAAGTCATGACGCAGCTTTCGCACGATGAGTTGGTCGAACTGGAACGCATCGCGATCGAATCAGCCCTGGAAGCGGCTGAACTGGTGCGCCAGCGCCCGGACGATCTGGGCATCGAGGTGAAGTCCAGCCGCACCGACGTGGTCACGTTGGTCGATGCGGCCAGCGAGAAGCTGCTGGTGCAGCGCATCCGCGAGCTGCGCCCCCAGGACGGTTTCTACGGCGAAGAAGAAGCCGATACCCGCGCCCAGTCCCCGCTCACCTGGGTGTTGGACCCGATCGACGGGACCGTCAACTTCCTGTACGACTACCCCCTGTACGCAGTCTCAGTCGCCGTCGTCGAGGGCGACCCGCGCATCCCGGGGCAGTGGCGGCCGATCGCCGGTGCGGTGGCGGATGTGCCAGCAGGCAGCGTCTACCACGCCCGCACCGGCGGCGGTGCCTACCTACGTCGCGACGGGAATGACGAACGCCTCAGCGTCACCGGCTCCAGCGATCTTGGAACCAGCTTGGTCGCCACGGGTTTCGGTTACGACGCGCAAAAGCGCGGACGCCAGGCGCGGGTACTCATGCACGTTCTGCCGCAGATCCGCGACATACGCCGAGGAGGCTCGGCCGCGCTGGATCTGTGCCACGTCGCCCAGGGGCGGCTGGACGGGTACTACGAAATGGGCATCAACCCCTGGGACATGGCTGCAGGCTGGCTGGTGCTCACCGAGGCCGGGGGACTAGCTACCGGCGCGCACGGGGCGCCGCCCTCCAGCGAGTGCGTCATCGCTGCGGGAGCCACCC
Protein-coding regions in this window:
- a CDS encoding ferrochelatase, with the protein product MSDLHPYDALLLLSFGGPERPEEVMPFLQHVTGGKGVPQERLVEVAHHYDIRGGRSPINDENRALLAGLRAEFARRGVKIPLFWGNRHSAPFTTQALREAHQSGARRILTLVTSAYPSYSGCRQYREDLADSLAELAAEGIELQVDKLRPYADHPAFVAPTARLVRSAVTDLTQRVGSVHLAFVTHSIPVSMAQHSGPNGDDYLRLHRELAVSIVEELARTGTEVAWSLVFCSRSGPPHQPWLEPDIVDHLADLAEEGIEGVVCAPIGFVADHMEVVHDLDTEAAQTARELGLVFTRVPTVRDDSQFVAGLVDLCFERAAQARGEQVEPITVSPTGAALPAPCAPGCCPNPRVSRPAVCGSDDGASLNPPTQRKDEKS
- a CDS encoding inositol monophosphatase family protein; translated protein: MTQLSHDELVELERIAIESALEAAELVRQRPDDLGIEVKSSRTDVVTLVDAASEKLLVQRIRELRPQDGFYGEEEADTRAQSPLTWVLDPIDGTVNFLYDYPLYAVSVAVVEGDPRIPGQWRPIAGAVADVPAGSVYHARTGGGAYLRRDGNDERLSVTGSSDLGTSLVATGFGYDAQKRGRQARVLMHVLPQIRDIRRGGSAALDLCHVAQGRLDGYYEMGINPWDMAAGWLVLTEAGGLATGAHGAPPSSECVIAAGATLHPALAELVQDGLQHF